The following are encoded together in the Marmota flaviventris isolate mMarFla1 chromosome 18, mMarFla1.hap1, whole genome shotgun sequence genome:
- the LOC114082076 gene encoding sialic acid-binding Ig-like lectin 9 isoform X8, which yields MLLLLLLLPLLRGCGRVEGQGGYALTGYTLKVPREVTVQEGLCVHVPCQFSYPWSRWTNGDPAHGYWFRRRDKKKDVLVATNDPDRKVREETQSRFHLLGDPRTDNCSLSIRDARKTDAGSYYFRVERGDLKFNYLYDMVSVRVTALTPDILVPGTLESGRPSNLTCSVPWACEQGTPPTFSWVGPSVSSLDPNIIHSSVLTLTPRPQDHGTNLTCQVTLPGARVTRTKTVHLNISYSPQNLTVTVSPGAGPESTTLGNGSSLSVLEGQSLRLLCVVDSRPPARLSWSWGNLTLCPSQTMDPGVLELSAEHLRGGGEFTCRAQNPLGSQHISLSLSPQKRAPTGRGPPGQRQAQGIPTLSRAQPLRAASTSPCTP from the exons atgctgctgctgctgctgctgctgcccctgcTGCGGGGCTGTGGGCGGGTGGAGGGCCAGGGGGGTTATGCCCTGACGGGTTACACCCTGAAGGTGCCCAGGGAGGTGACAGTGCAGGAGGGCCTGTGTGTCCATGTGCCCTGCCAATTCTCCTACCCCTGGAGCCGCTGGACTAACGGGGACCCAGCTCATGGCTACTGGTTCCGGCGAAGGGACAAGAAAAAGGATGTTCTAGTGGCCACCAACGACCCTGACAGGAAGGTGCGGGAGGAGACCCAGAGCCGGTTCCACCTCCTTGGGGACCCAAGAACCGACAACTGCTCCCTGAGCATCAGAGACGCCAGGAAGACGGACGCGGGATCCTACTACTTTCGGGTGGAGAGAGGAGACTTGAAATTCAATTACCTATATGACATGGTCTCAGTGCGTGTGACAG CCCTGACCCCTGACATCCTCGTCCCTGGGACCCTGGAGTCTGGCCGTCCCAGCAACCTGACCTGCTCTGTGCCCTGGGCCTGTGAGCAGGGGACGCCCCCCACCTTCTCCTGGGTAGGGCCCTCTGTGTCCTCCCTGGACCCCAACATCATCCACTCCTCGGTGCTCACCCTCACCCCGCGGCCCCAGGACCATGGCACCAACCTCACCTGCCAGGTGACTCTGCCTGGGGCCCGTGTGACCAGGACAAAGACCGTCCACCTGAACATCTCAT ACTCTCCACAGAACCTGACTGTAACTGTGTCCCCAGGAGCTGGCCCAG AATCCACAACCCTGGGGAATGGCTCATCTCTTTCTGTCCTGGAGGGTCAATCTCTGCGTCTCCTCTGTGTCGTGGACAGCCGTCCCCCTGCCAGGCTGAGCTGGTCCTGGGGGAACCTGACTCTGTGTCCCTCACAGACCATGGACCCTGGGGTGCTGGAGCTGTCTGCAGAGCACCTCAGGGGGGGAGGGGAATTCACCTGCCGTGCTCAGAACCCTCTGGGCTCCCAGCACATCTCCCTGAGCCTGTCACCACAGA AGCGCGCTCCTACAGGAAGAGGTCCGCCAGGCCAGCGGCAGGCTCAGGGGATACCAACGCTGTCCAGGGCCCAGCCTCTCAG AGCAGCGAGCACCAGTCCCTGCACTCCCTGA